A genomic window from Anthocerotibacter panamensis C109 includes:
- a CDS encoding branched-chain amino acid transaminase codes for MDVAFVRGAFVPLSEATLDIRTHAFLYGTAVFEGIKAYWVPAEDLLYIFRAEDHYKRILNSAKILRLHSPQDLAGMIQRSVEILQRNQFRTNTYLRPIIYKADTRIGPVLVVPDTRDEFLLFAEPMGAYLNKEGLHLTISSWRRLDDNMIPARAKVNGAYVNTALAKTDAALAGFDDAIVLNQDGHVAEGSAMNLMIVRNGTLITPGITDNILEGITRDTIMTLASAELGIPIEKRPVDRTELYIADEVLLCGTAAEVSPVTQIDFHPIGTGKPGPVTQKLMDLFDKVIHGHLPQYQHWLTPVPLKTL; via the coding sequence ATGGACGTAGCCTTTGTGCGCGGGGCCTTTGTCCCCCTTTCTGAAGCGACTCTAGATATCCGCACCCATGCCTTTCTCTACGGCACAGCGGTCTTTGAAGGGATCAAGGCGTACTGGGTGCCCGCCGAGGACCTACTGTATATCTTCCGCGCCGAGGACCACTACAAGCGCATTCTCAACAGCGCTAAGATCCTGCGCCTCCATTCCCCCCAAGATTTAGCGGGCATGATCCAGCGCAGCGTCGAAATTCTCCAGCGCAATCAATTTCGCACCAACACCTACCTACGCCCCATTATCTACAAGGCCGACACGCGCATTGGCCCGGTTCTGGTCGTCCCCGATACCCGCGATGAATTTCTCCTTTTTGCGGAGCCGATGGGAGCCTACCTCAATAAAGAGGGTCTACATCTGACCATTTCTTCCTGGCGCAGGCTCGACGACAACATGATCCCCGCTCGCGCCAAGGTAAACGGAGCCTACGTCAACACCGCCCTTGCCAAGACTGATGCTGCTCTAGCCGGGTTTGACGACGCCATCGTCCTCAATCAGGATGGACACGTCGCTGAGGGCTCGGCTATGAACCTGATGATTGTCCGCAATGGCACGCTCATCACGCCCGGTATCACCGACAATATCCTCGAAGGGATCACCCGCGACACCATCATGACCCTGGCGAGTGCCGAGTTGGGTATCCCCATCGAGAAGCGCCCGGTAGACCGCACCGAACTCTACATCGCGGATGAAGTCCTGCTCTGCGGTACTGCGGCGGAGGTCTCGCCGGTGACCCAAATTGATTTTCATCCCATCGGTACCGGCAAACCGGGCCCGGTCACTCAAAAACTGATGGACCTCTTCGATAAAGTCATCCATGGGCATCTCCCCCAATACCAACACTGGCTGACTCCGGTCCCCCTGAAGACGCTTTGA